The region ATCTTGAATAAAACTCCGGTGCCCGTCAGATACAGATAATCGTCAAAAAATGGAGCTAGAAACGAAGTGATAAGTGAAGTTTTATATTGCAGTGCTAATGGCGTTTCTCGCAATTGACAAgtataatataagttttaaggAAACAgcataaaatgcaaaaagctTATCTTGATCTTTCAAAAAAGACTGTTTtcttatgttattatttaaactttacggtaatctaaaaaaataaatatatctgatTATATGCGAGAACAGCattttgtatgtaatatatttatcgatgtcttattttacacattaaaaaagaataaattaatttaattgttggaaataaatggaatattattttaggtaacatttaaaataataatgttttttttatactgcTATTACTGAGattcttttattgtttaatttatagtttactATTTCTTCATGTTAATGCCAAACACTGTTATGATAATATCATGATACTATTaggatattttatgatattatacaTGTCAATCTGATAGCTTTAATTTCAAGATGTGTTCTTGCACGGACACATTTATCCTTTGAATATCACCGGCATTTACAGCAAGCATCCCATACAGAATTACCGCAGTCATGCAATTGAAGAATGAGTAATGACAAGATTAAGGTAGTTCGTCTGGCCGCGCTCgcactaaatataaatatcttattttacaagCTAGccataatacaaaatttatatcttaccGTTGATTCGCCTATAATGTGTTGAATTTGATAAACAACAGACTATATGCCATAACGCCGCTTACACATTACGTTATCCATTAAATCGGGGAAATTATCGATGTAAAAGTGTCTCACCGcctattgatatttaaaaaattgagttATGCTCAGCACCACGATCCGAAACAATCAGAATGAAACAATTGACAATAGATATGGCCAGATTCCGCAGGTGCGAAGATCGATCTTCATCACGCGATTGACTGTACTCATCTTCATGTTTCCCGTAAACAACAGATAATACTCCACGGACCGCTCCAGCTGTACATATGCCACCAGATAAGTTTGCACACTGAAACATCCTAGAAGGTAATAGAGTCTTCAAAAAGAATATAGCCGCGTTTCGCTCAACGTCCACCGGATAACTATACTCGTCGAATATTCTTATCGCCACGTATCGCAAACTTTGACAGACTTGCGACAATCTCATGGATGATCACTGTCTAGTATATACGTTAAAAAGTTGAGAGGATACCGTTTCTTTCTCCGCGAAATCAAGTATCTGACCATTCTGACCACGAGCAATATGACCTCgtgttttctttaaaaatgtaacacaACCTCAGAATAACAGTTTCCACAACTTGCACGACGCAAAGGTGAAGTTTCACTGTTGAGGGTGCGTCGCAAGAGAAAACGACGGGCGAACATATCGCGCTGGGGGATATATCTTTCTTAGAAATAAGTATTGCGAGGAAAATATAGCTCGTGTTGCAAGTATTCGtaaaatgaaagaaacgtGACGAAGTCACGGCAATACATGACAAAATATCTAGCTAAGAAGCACAAGTTTATCAGTTTTAGCATGCTTCGGATCCAGTGAATTAATTTGTCCAGAACATACCGTCTCTCTACAAACAACTTCGTGCGAGGTGTTGTTAAAGGAGTATATATCGAAGAACATTCCTACCACGTAATCCTCAGTGTCGAACGGCACCTAGATTAGAAACACGAACAACAAGTTTCTGTGGAGATGCTTACCATATACGAATGTAGATTCTCGTACAGAGAGATCACAAGAATAACATCTCACAGGTGTAGACATCGATTACCTTCTTCAACGTCTTCAAAAGAAAAGGTGTCAGGCTGCTCAAAAGTGGCTTTTGTAAAAGTGTAGCgtgtttcaaataaatattctagaATTTCGCCATAGGTATCGCTCCCAGCTTGGCTTGGAAGAGTTAATTCACGACAGTAACTTTCCCGCCCGCAAACAGGATTACGCTCGGAGGGCCGGTTATAGCCAACACTATCCAGGAACCTATTCAAGTAATCAGAAATTCGTAAACCTCCCGAACGTCTTCTGATCCGCCACATAAAAACACGCCAGATAAGTAGCTCGTCCTACAAAAACTgaaacgcacgcacgcatgcaaaTGTGCACgcacataaaagaaaatagtaagtaataaagaaatggttttattttaatttatatgcaaattcTTTTGTAACTACACAATAACTAGCTACTAATGCTCATTAAAAATTCGATGTAAATAGAATGTAGTTTTGCTTCATTACATTGCAAGTAGTACCGATATGTAGGAAGCCGAAGCTTTTAGAATCTGCAATAGTATTACTggattattataagaataatgtagaatgttttaaatttaatgtagaaAGTTATTCGTTTGTCGATTGAttcgttttaataatatacataacgtgaataatattgcaaaaaatattatttactatttaaaacaaatatatataaatataaatataaaataaaaaatatattattattatacattttatattaaaaatattttacgcgtACAAAACAAATTTGAAATAGACTTACACCGCTAAATTGTTCTAGAGACAAATTCGCTATATTTCCAATTGTAATGGTTAATTGATTTTGTGACCTCATTATTAAGAGCAATACATTTCGACCGTTTCTGGAATCTGACTCGTACCAAAGAGATTCGTATGCAGCATCTCCAATGCTCTTGCTCTATTAAATAATGGATTTTGTATCTCTTAGAAACAATTacgtattttgtaatatttatcatatataatatttgtctcAGTATCTGACCTTAGCGCTCAAGTATTCTCCAGCAAAACAGAATATAAATACCTCTATATTCACAGCGaggtaaaacaaaaaatttctgattatGCTTTCTGAAGCATTAGGTCGCCCAATCGACTAGAATTTTAAGAAAGAGCAAgggaaatgtaataaaacgataaataataattaacgtcACGAATTAGTACTTTTATTCTCCAGAACTAACAGCGCGGTTTATATAGTATTCCTCTTAACCGTAGAATTAATCAAAATCGCTTACCGTAACCATTGTAAAACCCAAGCAGCAGATAAGAAAAGTATCCGATATGAAAAGCACCATTGACATATATGAGTACAGATCTTCAATATGTTCTGAAAAAGTGATAATAGTCTGATGTTTTTTGATTACTCTTTTTACCATAGAACGATTCGTACTGcacttattttcttttggaAAAAGTTCCAACACACTTTTACGAAGAATATCGATTTGACCGCTTATATGCAATATCTGAAATATACGTTTCTTTCAACAGCTGTACTAATAACGGTcgcaaaaaagaatattatatggctTATGACATTAAATTTATGCTGCACAgaatctttcaaaatttggaaagcgcaattgttaataaactatttttgataaaataagaaatttgcacatgtaTATTCcgttaatcaattaatattatggttaataaaatattaaagaaataatatttataaataatcgataatactcataataataataataatatctttttgcgTAACAGGTAACAGGACTCAccaaatttataagtaaagcATTTATTAAACCCATTCCGTTAGCACATACCAGCAAGTGAAGAAATTGAACAATTATGACCGATTCATATACGAATCTTCGATTAATGTCGAATGGCAAATCCATGTCTATAATGAGTGATCGTGTGGAAACGTTGGAAGTTATGACATCatccatattttttataaagatattgcTGCTAAAAAGAGTTACATTTGTCAAATAAAGAATCACCGTTATGTTAGTGAAGCGCTGCGACAGTTTGGCATTGCACTTCGTTGTTAACATACTAAATTTTGAGTTGGTACATTTTTTCCAGTCGATCGCCATCATCGTTAATATTTTGTTGAACGTTCtaggaaatttttttataggtcataattttaataacggcCGCAACAAAGCTTTATACGAACCatcgatgaaaaattaattgttgtgCAA is a window of Temnothorax longispinosus isolate EJ_2023e chromosome 1, Tlon_JGU_v1, whole genome shotgun sequence DNA encoding:
- the LOC139818638 gene encoding odorant receptor 4-like, with the translated sequence MKVDNTVSKAIEICLRIFGIWPNTSCALLRRLFWIVTLVIEQVFQYRYIVMHFYFIEFSDRMKILGAAMAYSILLSRLLIFWYKQRTFNKILTMMAIDWKKCTNSKFSMLTTKCNAKLSQRFTNITVILYLTNVTLFSSNIFIKNMDDVITSNVSTRSLIIDMDLPFDINRRFVYESVIIVQFLHLLVCANGMGLINALLINLILHISGQIDILRKSVLELFPKENKCSTNRSMVKRVIKKHQTIITFSEHIEDLYSYMSMVLFISDTFLICCLGFTMVTSIGRPNASESIIRNFLFYLAVNIEVFIFCFAGEYLSAKSKSIGDAAYESLWYESDSRNGRNVLLLIMRSQNQLTITIGNIANLSLEQFSGILKASASYISVLLAM